The genomic stretch CTGAAACTTATGAATTCGATTTTGATCTGTGTTCCTTGGCGTGGATGCGTGCAGTGAAGGGCGCGACGCCCCCGGTGCGCCTGTTCCCGATCTACTTCCCGATCGGCAACCTCGCCACGGGCTTCTTCGTCATCTTCGCGCTCCTCGCCAGCGCCGTCGGCATCGCCACCTCGCTCACCGGACTGCGCGACGTCACCGAGGGCCACCCCGCCAGCATGATGTCCGCCACTGCCTCCGCCATCGTCGCCTGGACACTCACCCTCCTCGCCATGGGGTAACTAATTCATTGACAAGAACCATTCCAGTCTTCCACAAATTAAGCTCGAACACTTGGTCCTAATTAACACACTTTTGTGGGTCGTGGAATGCAGGCTGGCGTGCAAGGAGATCAGCATCGGCTGGAGGCCCCCGAGCCTGGTAAGCACCATTAACTAATGAAGATTTGTCAGCAATCTTGTTTTTCCGCTTTCAGAATCTCTCTTCTCGATCTTGTTCTTGTGTGGAACCTAACGGATCCCGTGTGCGCCTGCAGCGCGCGCTGGAGACGTTCACCATCATCTTGGCGGGGACGCAGCTGCTCTGCGTCGGCTCGCTGCACGCCGGAACCAACGCGGCCATCGTGGGGACGCCCATGGGAGTCAGGGCCAGAGTTTGATCGATCTGCAGAGTCAGGCCGTTGGCGTCGTCGATGAAGTGTGTATAAATTGAGGTGCATCATCTTGCCAGGGATTGGTTCGCGTCTGCCGTGTGTCCTCTGCGTGCTGTGGGGATATATACAGATTGTGCTATACCGTGTGTGTCGCTGTGTGTGTGCGTGCGGCAAAATTGTCTCATGGGTGTTCTTTCATCGAGCGATGATTTCTGAGTTATGCAATACTAGTATATGTTGTGCTGTTACTGATGTAATCGTTTAATCGACAAAGTTGAACCGTGTATCTTCACTAGTGACTGGTGTGTTACCTAATTTGTTGGCTGCTCGCACTCTGTACAAAAGCTATCCAATACGAAGAAGAGTCTGTCCATCAGTCATGACTGAATTTTTTCTTAAATCTCAACTGATTTAAAGCATCAACTTCACTGTAATGAAATGT from Lolium rigidum isolate FL_2022 chromosome 4, APGP_CSIRO_Lrig_0.1, whole genome shotgun sequence encodes the following:
- the LOC124705738 gene encoding membrane protein PM19L-like, giving the protein MANRSLASGFLFLNLIMYIVVAVIAGWAINYSIEDSAHSLKGATPPVRLFPIYFPIGNLATGFFVIFALLASAVGIATSLTGLRDVTEGHPASMMSATASAIVAWTLTLLAMGLACKEISIGWRPPSLRALETFTIILAGTQLLCVGSLHAGTNAAIVGTPMGVRARV